A single window of Jeotgalibacillus haloalkalitolerans DNA harbors:
- a CDS encoding M20/M25/M40 family metallo-hydrolase encodes MMNKDRIVNQFIELVKVDSETKFEAEISEVLKKIFTELGCDVLEDDSMKETGHGANNLIITLKGEDQSADTIYFTSHMDTVTPGKGINPVIKEDGYIYSDGSTILGADDKAGIAAMIEMIHQLKEQNIKHGDIQFIITAGEESGLVGAKALDPSYVKAKYGYAVDSDGQVGNIIVAAPTQAKIKAVIHGKTAHAGVAPEKAVSAITIASKAIANMKLGRLDEETTANIGRFEGGSATNIVCDRVDILAEARSLVPEKMEKQAASMKKAFEDAAEEMGVRADVDIQVMYPGFKFNENDHVVQLAKRAAEAIGRSSELLTSGGGSDANVIAGMGVPTVNLAVGYEEIHTTNERMPVEELVKLSELLTQIVIESNK; translated from the coding sequence ATCATGAATAAAGACCGTATTGTAAACCAGTTTATTGAACTGGTGAAGGTGGATTCAGAAACGAAATTTGAAGCAGAGATTTCTGAAGTACTGAAGAAAATATTTACAGAGCTTGGCTGTGATGTGCTGGAAGATGACAGCATGAAAGAAACAGGTCATGGTGCAAATAACCTGATCATTACACTTAAAGGTGAGGATCAGTCAGCAGACACGATTTATTTCACTTCGCACATGGATACAGTGACGCCTGGTAAAGGTATTAACCCCGTGATCAAAGAGGATGGTTATATTTATTCTGACGGTTCAACCATTCTGGGAGCAGATGACAAAGCAGGGATTGCAGCAATGATCGAAATGATTCACCAGCTGAAAGAACAGAATATTAAGCATGGTGATATTCAATTTATCATTACGGCAGGTGAAGAATCAGGACTCGTAGGCGCAAAGGCACTTGATCCTTCGTATGTAAAAGCGAAGTACGGATATGCAGTTGACAGTGACGGACAGGTTGGAAACATTATTGTAGCCGCGCCGACGCAGGCAAAAATAAAAGCTGTTATTCACGGTAAAACTGCACATGCCGGTGTAGCTCCTGAAAAAGCAGTATCAGCGATCACCATTGCTTCTAAAGCCATTGCAAATATGAAGCTTGGCCGGCTTGATGAAGAAACAACAGCGAACATCGGCCGTTTTGAAGGCGGAAGTGCAACGAATATCGTCTGTGACCGGGTTGATATATTAGCCGAAGCAAGGTCGCTTGTGCCTGAAAAAATGGAAAAGCAGGCAGCTTCAATGAAAAAAGCTTTTGAAGATGCCGCTGAGGAAATGGGAGTAAGAGCCGATGTGGACATTCAGGTCATGTATCCCGGTTTCAAGTTCAATGAAAATGACCATGTGGTTCAGCTTGCAAAACGCGCAGCAGAGGCAATCGGCAGAAGTTCTGAATTGCTGACAAGCGGTGGCGGAAGTGACGCGAATGTCATTGCAGGTATGGGTGTGCCAACCGTAAATCTTGCTGTAGGATATGAAGAAATTCATACAACCAATGAACGCATGCCGGTTGAAGAACTGGTGAAGCTGAGTGAATTATTAACGCAGATTGTGATTGAAAGCAATAAATAA
- a CDS encoding acyl-CoA carboxylase subunit beta, protein MSDMFEKINELYDRRREIELGGGDERIDKQHEKGKLTARERIELLVDEGSFVELNPFIEHRCGDFGMESQKGPGDGVVTGYGKVNGRPIYLFSQDFTVFGGALGEMHAAKIANVMDLAAKNRAPFIGLNDSGGARIQEGVVSLDGYGQIFYRNSIYSGVMPQISVIMGPCAGGAVYSPAITDFVFMVDKTSQMFITGPKVIETVTGEKISSEDLGGSKIHNAISGNAHFRAETEQETLEQVRQLLSYLPQSNEEQPPMADIPDESDDRPDLADAIPFDPLRPYDVRLVIDHVVDRGTFMEVQKEFARNIVVGFARIKGETVGLVCNQPKVMAGGLDIDSSDKASRFIRFCDSFNIPIITFEDVTGFFPGIKQEHGGIIRHGAKILYAYSEATVPKMTVILRKAYGGAYVALNSKSIGADLVFAWPNAEIAVMGPQGAANIIFAKEIANSDDPEAMRAKKIEEYREKFANPFVAASRGMVDDVIDPRETRIKLIQGLEMMRNKHEERPKKKHGNIPL, encoded by the coding sequence ATGAGTGATATGTTTGAAAAAATTAACGAGCTGTATGACCGAAGAAGAGAAATTGAGCTTGGCGGCGGTGACGAAAGGATTGATAAGCAGCACGAAAAAGGAAAACTGACAGCACGTGAGAGAATTGAGTTACTGGTGGATGAAGGGTCATTTGTAGAATTAAACCCTTTTATCGAGCACAGATGCGGTGATTTTGGAATGGAGTCTCAAAAAGGTCCAGGTGACGGCGTGGTAACCGGATATGGAAAAGTAAACGGACGGCCGATTTATCTGTTCTCTCAGGATTTCACTGTTTTTGGTGGTGCTCTTGGAGAAATGCATGCTGCAAAAATTGCCAATGTGATGGATCTCGCTGCCAAAAACAGAGCACCTTTTATCGGGCTCAATGACTCCGGAGGCGCACGGATTCAGGAGGGCGTAGTGTCGTTAGATGGCTATGGTCAGATCTTTTACCGTAATTCCATTTACTCGGGCGTGATGCCTCAGATTTCAGTCATTATGGGACCGTGTGCAGGAGGCGCTGTATATTCACCGGCAATTACGGACTTTGTGTTTATGGTGGATAAAACAAGTCAGATGTTTATCACAGGTCCAAAAGTCATTGAGACTGTTACAGGCGAAAAGATTTCCTCTGAAGATTTAGGCGGTTCGAAAATACATAATGCAATCAGCGGCAATGCACATTTCCGCGCTGAAACTGAGCAGGAAACGCTGGAGCAGGTCAGACAGCTGCTCAGTTATTTACCGCAGTCTAATGAAGAACAGCCTCCAATGGCCGACATTCCGGATGAATCCGATGACAGACCTGATCTTGCTGATGCAATCCCATTCGATCCACTTCGTCCTTATGATGTGCGTCTTGTGATTGACCATGTTGTAGACCGTGGTACGTTTATGGAGGTGCAAAAAGAATTCGCACGTAATATCGTTGTTGGTTTTGCCAGAATAAAGGGGGAGACGGTCGGACTGGTCTGCAATCAGCCGAAAGTGATGGCCGGCGGTCTGGATATTGACTCAAGTGATAAAGCTTCAAGGTTTATCCGCTTCTGCGATTCGTTCAACATTCCGATCATTACTTTTGAAGATGTAACAGGATTTTTCCCGGGAATCAAACAGGAGCACGGGGGGATCATCAGGCATGGTGCAAAGATTTTATATGCTTATTCAGAGGCAACCGTTCCAAAAATGACAGTGATTCTGCGTAAGGCATATGGTGGCGCCTACGTTGCACTGAACAGTAAATCAATCGGTGCAGACCTGGTATTTGCATGGCCAAATGCAGAAATTGCAGTAATGGGTCCTCAGGGTGCAGCTAATATTATTTTTGCAAAAGAAATCGCAAACAGTGACGACCCTGAAGCAATGCGTGCCAAAAAGATCGAAGAATACCGTGAAAAGTTTGCCAACCCGTTTGTTGCTGCATCAAGAGGGATGGTTGACGATGTCATTGACCCGAGGGAGACAAGAATCAAATTGATTCAGGGTCTTGAGATGATGAGAAACAAGCATGAAGAACGTCCGAAAAAGAAGCATGGCAACATACCGCTGTAA
- the mce gene encoding methylmalonyl-CoA epimerase — translation MKKTDHIGVAVKSIENALPFYTEMLALTLIKQETVESQGVKVAFLDAGNIKIELLEPVNDQSPIARFIEKKGEGIHHVAFGVENIDKRMDELTSKGLSFTAEKSKPGAGGAQVAFLHPKQAHGVLYELCDHSYNGGDDHE, via the coding sequence ATGAAAAAAACGGATCACATCGGTGTAGCAGTAAAATCAATTGAAAATGCGCTTCCTTTTTACACAGAAATGTTAGCGCTTACTTTAATCAAACAGGAAACAGTTGAATCCCAGGGGGTTAAAGTTGCTTTTTTAGATGCAGGAAATATAAAAATTGAACTGCTTGAGCCTGTAAATGATCAATCTCCAATCGCCCGGTTTATTGAGAAAAAAGGTGAGGGGATTCACCATGTTGCGTTCGGCGTGGAAAATATAGATAAGAGAATGGACGAGTTAACTTCAAAAGGGTTATCTTTCACTGCAGAAAAATCCAAACCGGGTGCCGGTGGTGCGCAGGTTGCATTCCTGCATCCCAAACAGGCACACGGAGTATTATATGAGCTTTGTGACCATTCATATAACGGAGGCGACGATCATGAGTGA
- the prli42 gene encoding stressosome-associated protein Prli42 codes for MRNRKFRTFIVYLMIFAMLASTLAIGLSMVVF; via the coding sequence TTGCGAAACCGCAAATTCAGAACTTTTATCGTTTACCTCATGATTTTTGCGATGCTTGCTTCAACGCTTGCAATCGGATTATCAATGGTTGTTTTTTAA
- a CDS encoding aromatic acid exporter family protein produces MFRIGYRTIKTAAGTAAAIGIASMLGLENFASAGIITILCIQNTKRKSVKASWSRVLACLVAMVFSYVFFEGIAFNPLMIGLLILFFIPTAVALKIKEGIVTSSVIILHLYTSNEITLSLIGNELMLLTIGVITALFMNLYMPSVERKMAQMQNQLEQQFKEIFEQMSAYLRDTHIEWNDSLLKDTESLIKEGKTIAFQDVENHFLRNENIYYLYFTMREKQFVLIKRMLPLLRSLNSEVEQREMIAEFVEDLSTHIHPGNTAALYLKKLYDMKLVIENMPMPKEREEFETRAALFQFIREMEEYLQIKQSFRGIPLSRRQAVS; encoded by the coding sequence ATGTTCCGTATAGGGTATCGTACAATTAAAACAGCTGCAGGCACCGCAGCAGCGATCGGAATTGCTAGTATGCTCGGTCTTGAAAACTTTGCATCAGCAGGTATCATCACAATATTATGTATCCAAAACACCAAAAGAAAATCAGTAAAGGCCTCATGGAGCAGGGTGCTGGCATGTCTGGTGGCGATGGTATTCTCTTATGTATTTTTTGAAGGTATTGCATTTAACCCTCTCATGATTGGACTTTTAATTTTATTCTTTATTCCGACAGCAGTTGCGCTGAAAATAAAAGAAGGAATTGTCACAAGCAGTGTCATTATTCTGCATCTCTACACAAGTAATGAGATTACACTATCTTTAATCGGTAATGAGTTAATGCTGCTGACGATCGGTGTGATTACCGCTCTTTTCATGAATTTGTATATGCCAAGTGTTGAGCGTAAAATGGCTCAGATGCAAAATCAGCTAGAACAACAATTTAAAGAGATTTTTGAGCAAATGTCAGCTTATCTCAGAGACACTCATATAGAATGGAATGACAGTCTTTTAAAGGATACAGAAAGCTTGATAAAAGAAGGAAAAACAATTGCCTTTCAGGATGTGGAAAACCATTTTCTGCGCAATGAAAACATATATTATTTATATTTTACAATGCGGGAAAAACAGTTTGTTCTGATTAAAAGAATGCTGCCGCTCCTGAGAAGCCTGAATTCAGAAGTGGAGCAAAGAGAAATGATTGCAGAGTTTGTAGAGGATCTCAGTACACATATTCATCCCGGCAATACAGCTGCTTTATATTTGAAAAAGCTTTACGATATGAAGCTTGTGATTGAAAATATGCCGATGCCAAAAGAAAGGGAAGAATTTGAAACGAGGGCTGCGTTATTTCAATTTATCCGTGAAATGGAAGAATATCTTCAGATTAAGCAGTCATTCCGGGGAATTCCTTTGTCAAGAAGACAGGCGGTATCTTAA
- a CDS encoding amino acid ABC transporter ATP-binding protein, translating into MIKVEGLYKSFGKLEVLKNIDAEIKEGEVVVVIGPSGSGKSTFLRCLNLLEEPTAGKIVIGADEVTSKKFNPQKLRSEVGMVFQHFHLFPHMTVLENVTYAPLKVKSVNKSDAEKLGKELLAKVGLSDKANEYPNRLSGGQKQRVAIARALAMEPKVMLFDEPTSALDPEMVKEVLDVMKSLAVTGMTMMIVTHEMGFAREVADRVIFMDEGMLVEQADPKEFFSAPATERAQNFLQKVL; encoded by the coding sequence GTGATTAAAGTAGAAGGTTTGTATAAATCATTTGGTAAACTGGAAGTTTTAAAAAATATAGATGCAGAAATTAAAGAAGGGGAAGTAGTAGTTGTCATCGGCCCTTCAGGATCAGGTAAGTCCACTTTCCTGAGATGCCTCAACCTGCTTGAGGAACCAACTGCAGGAAAGATTGTGATTGGCGCGGATGAGGTAACGAGTAAAAAATTCAATCCGCAAAAGCTCCGATCAGAAGTCGGTATGGTTTTTCAGCACTTTCATCTGTTCCCGCATATGACTGTGCTTGAAAATGTTACGTATGCACCTTTAAAAGTGAAGAGTGTAAATAAATCAGATGCCGAAAAGCTTGGGAAGGAATTACTTGCAAAAGTAGGTCTCTCTGATAAAGCGAACGAATATCCAAACAGACTTTCAGGCGGACAAAAACAGCGGGTTGCGATTGCGAGAGCGCTGGCAATGGAACCGAAAGTGATGCTGTTTGATGAACCGACTTCAGCACTTGATCCGGAAATGGTTAAAGAAGTGCTTGATGTAATGAAGTCACTCGCAGTTACAGGCATGACAATGATGATTGTGACGCATGAAATGGGATTCGCTCGTGAAGTGGCAGACCGGGTTATTTTTATGGATGAGGGAATGCTTGTAGAACAGGCTGACCCGAAGGAATTTTTCAGCGCACCTGCAACAGAAAGAGCCCAAAATTTTCTGCAAAAAGTGTTATAA
- a CDS encoding amino acid ABC transporter permease: protein MNFEQIIPSMPYILQGIWVTLQIILIAGLLGFAIGIILSLFKIGRIPFLRWFADGYTSIFRGTPLVLQLMIIYYASPQLFGVQIEAYTAAILSFGLNSAAYISEIIRAGIQAVDKGQREAAMALGVPYNKMMKDVILPQAMKNILPALMNEFITLTKESAIVTVIGVTDIMRRAYIVGSDKFSFLEPLLFAGLIYYLMVLVLTFAGKWVEGRMRKSD, encoded by the coding sequence ATGAATTTTGAACAAATCATTCCTTCAATGCCATATATCCTTCAGGGAATCTGGGTAACATTACAGATTATCCTGATTGCCGGGTTACTTGGTTTTGCAATAGGAATCATATTATCATTATTTAAGATCGGGAGAATTCCATTTTTAAGATGGTTTGCAGATGGTTATACATCCATTTTCCGTGGGACACCCCTTGTATTACAGCTGATGATTATTTATTATGCATCTCCACAGCTGTTTGGTGTTCAGATCGAAGCATATACAGCTGCGATTCTGTCTTTCGGGCTTAACTCAGCTGCTTATATTTCAGAAATCATCCGTGCGGGTATTCAGGCAGTTGATAAAGGGCAGCGTGAAGCAGCTATGGCACTTGGTGTCCCATATAATAAAATGATGAAGGACGTCATTTTACCACAGGCGATGAAAAATATTCTTCCTGCATTGATGAATGAATTTATTACACTGACTAAAGAATCAGCGATTGTGACAGTCATCGGTGTAACTGATATTATGAGAAGAGCTTATATCGTTGGAAGTGACAAGTTTTCGTTCCTCGAGCCGCTGTTATTTGCCGGGCTCATTTATTACTTAATGGTACTTGTTCTGACGTTTGCCGGTAAATGGGTTGAAGGGAGAATGAGAAAAAGTGATTAA
- a CDS encoding transporter substrate-binding domain-containing protein, giving the protein MKKTLFTSALAGALILSACGSEEEQLGGTSEDKPQLVMGTSADYRPFEYVDTANGDEIIGYDVDLANLIADELGFEFTIQDMEFSGLITALQNEQVDFVLAAMTPTEERKENVEFTDIYYVAQDMIISLDGSEITSPEDLDGKTVGVQLGSIQQEYVDGLAEEMDITVETRNRIPELMQDVINERFDAIIVENTVAEGYLNNNEELSGQTIEVDEQDAGSAIALPLESEWTDQFNEVLAELEESGELEKLAEKWFGGEASE; this is encoded by the coding sequence ATGAAAAAGACATTATTTACATCTGCACTCGCAGGTGCATTAATTTTATCAGCATGTGGATCTGAAGAAGAACAGTTGGGAGGCACATCTGAGGATAAACCTCAGCTTGTCATGGGTACATCTGCAGATTACCGTCCTTTCGAATATGTAGATACAGCAAATGGAGATGAAATCATCGGTTATGATGTTGATCTTGCAAACCTGATTGCTGATGAGCTAGGATTTGAGTTTACGATTCAGGATATGGAATTCAGCGGATTGATTACAGCACTGCAGAATGAACAGGTTGACTTTGTACTTGCTGCAATGACACCGACTGAAGAAAGAAAAGAAAATGTTGAATTCACAGACATTTATTATGTAGCACAGGATATGATCATTTCTCTAGATGGCAGTGAAATCACTTCACCTGAAGATCTTGACGGAAAAACAGTTGGTGTTCAGCTTGGATCAATTCAGCAGGAGTATGTAGACGGTCTTGCTGAAGAAATGGATATTACAGTTGAAACGAGAAACCGTATTCCTGAACTGATGCAGGATGTGATCAACGAGCGCTTTGATGCCATAATTGTTGAAAACACAGTAGCAGAAGGTTATCTAAATAATAATGAAGAACTGTCAGGTCAGACAATTGAAGTGGATGAGCAGGATGCAGGTTCTGCGATTGCTCTGCCGCTTGAAAGCGAATGGACAGATCAGTTCAACGAGGTGCTTGCTGAACTTGAAGAATCAGGTGAACTTGAAAAGCTCGCTGAAAAATGGTTCGGCGGGGAAGCATCGGAATAA
- a CDS encoding BrxA/BrxB family bacilliredoxin, which produces MSMDFNIFMNDVVRQAREEIETAGYEQLTTPEAVEETLEKEGTTLVMVNSVCGCAGGIARPAAAHAIHYDKRPDRLVTVFAGQDKEATAKARSYFEGYPPSSPSFALLKDGKIISMVERHEIEGHDPMSVIANLQSLFEVHCKEV; this is translated from the coding sequence ATGAGCATGGATTTTAATATTTTTATGAATGACGTTGTCCGTCAGGCGAGAGAAGAAATTGAAACTGCAGGATACGAGCAGCTGACTACACCTGAGGCAGTGGAAGAAACACTTGAAAAAGAAGGTACGACTCTTGTGATGGTTAATTCGGTTTGCGGCTGTGCAGGCGGTATTGCGCGCCCGGCAGCAGCTCATGCGATCCATTATGATAAGCGCCCTGACCGCCTGGTGACTGTGTTTGCCGGTCAGGACAAAGAAGCAACAGCAAAAGCAAGAAGCTACTTCGAAGGATATCCGCCTTCATCACCATCTTTCGCACTGCTGAAGGATGGAAAAATCATTTCAATGGTTGAAAGACACGAAATCGAAGGTCATGATCCGATGTCGGTTATTGCAAACCTTCAAAGCTTATTCGAAGTACATTGTAAAGAAGTTTAA
- the meaB gene encoding methylmalonyl Co-A mutase-associated GTPase MeaB: MNNPNKKRVFKKKVQEQIHIPELAEKIISGNRGYLSKGITLIESSAAHHREKANELMQELLTYTGNSIRLGITGVPGAGKSTWIEAFGKTAVSKGYKIAVLAVDPSSTLSGGSILGDKTRMEFLAHHPDVFIRPSPSSGTLGGVARMTRETILLCEAAGYDLILVETVGVGQSEGIVRGMTDFFLLLSLTGAGDELQGMKKGIMELVDAIVINKADGSNKDQAIQTMHDYNQILRFLTPATKDWKPRAYTCSALYNEGIEEIWDVINHFIDETKKNGEFDKRRSRQAVDWMNQLVQIRLNETFFDREKKILMKNLEKQVKQNEISATEAVDLLFKSNV; encoded by the coding sequence ATGAATAATCCAAACAAAAAGCGCGTATTTAAGAAAAAGGTGCAGGAGCAGATTCATATACCTGAGCTTGCTGAAAAGATTATCTCAGGCAACAGAGGCTATTTATCAAAGGGTATTACGCTGATCGAAAGCAGCGCCGCTCATCACAGGGAAAAAGCAAATGAACTTATGCAGGAGCTGCTCACATACACCGGGAACAGTATCCGTTTAGGGATCACCGGTGTGCCGGGAGCGGGGAAAAGTACATGGATAGAGGCTTTTGGAAAAACAGCAGTCAGCAAAGGTTATAAAATAGCGGTACTTGCAGTGGATCCAAGTTCTACATTATCGGGTGGCAGTATACTCGGTGATAAAACGCGCATGGAATTTCTGGCGCATCATCCTGATGTATTTATCAGACCTTCCCCGTCATCCGGCACACTCGGTGGAGTAGCAAGAATGACAAGGGAGACCATCCTTCTGTGTGAAGCGGCAGGCTACGACCTGATTCTGGTCGAAACAGTAGGTGTAGGACAGAGTGAGGGAATCGTCAGAGGGATGACAGATTTTTTTCTTCTGCTCTCCTTAACTGGTGCAGGTGACGAATTGCAGGGTATGAAAAAAGGAATCATGGAACTGGTAGATGCCATTGTGATTAATAAAGCTGACGGGTCAAACAAAGACCAGGCAATCCAGACGATGCATGACTATAATCAGATTCTGAGATTTTTGACTCCTGCTACAAAAGACTGGAAACCAAGAGCTTACACTTGTTCAGCTTTATACAACGAAGGGATAGAAGAGATCTGGGATGTCATCAATCATTTTATTGATGAAACAAAAAAGAATGGGGAATTCGATAAAAGGCGCAGCAGACAGGCTGTTGACTGGATGAACCAGCTCGTACAAATCCGTCTGAATGAAACTTTTTTTGACCGGGAGAAGAAAATCCTGATGAAAAACCTGGAGAAGCAGGTAAAACAAAACGAAATTTCAGCAACAGAAGCGGTAGATCTGTTATTTAAATCTAATGTTTAA
- the scpA gene encoding methylmalonyl-CoA mutase, translated as MKPEFKKESFNWSDYTNHDAVQHDALMTNEEIEIKSYYTASDAAHLDGLQEFPGSAPFTRGPYPTMYTTRPWTIRQYAGFSTAEESNAFYRRNLEMGQKGLSVAFDLATHRGYDSDHERVTGDVGKAGVAIDSVEDMKILFDGIPLDQMSVSMTMNGAVLPIMAFYIVAAEEQGVTPEQLSGTIQNDILKEYMVRNTYIYPPDMSMRIIADIFSYTAQKMPKFNSISISGYHIQEAGAPADVELAYTLADGLEYVRTGLKAGIGIDRFAPRLSFFWGIGMNYFMEVAKMRAARKMWASLIKPFQPENPKSLMLRTHSQTSGWSLTEQDPYNNVMRTLMEAHAAAMGHTQSLHTNALDEAIALPTDFSARIARNTQLYLQEETDITNVIDPWGGSYYVETLTQQIMEKAWAHIEEIESLGGMTKAIETGLPKMRIEEAAAKRQAKIDSGKEVIIGVNRHRLDQEDEMDILSIDNEKVRQGQIERIRRMRESRDEEAVTRSLQAITDAAESGAENLLEKAIDAARLRATLGEISDAIEKVSGRHQAVIRSVSGVYSDAYTDSDAIEHVREMTETFMDQEGRRPRILIAKMGQDGHDRGAKVISTAFADLGFDVDIGPLFQTPEETAAQAVENDVHVIGVSSLAAGHKTLVPALVKELKKWGREDIMVVIGGVIPAQDYAYLLNNGASAIFGPGTVIPAAAEKVIEEIYARLGYEEVTEDE; from the coding sequence ATGAAGCCTGAGTTTAAAAAAGAATCATTTAATTGGTCAGATTATACAAATCATGACGCGGTCCAGCATGACGCGCTGATGACAAACGAAGAAATTGAAATCAAGTCATATTATACAGCGAGTGATGCAGCACATTTAGATGGTCTTCAGGAATTTCCGGGAAGTGCACCTTTTACACGCGGGCCCTATCCAACCATGTATACAACAAGACCGTGGACGATCAGACAATATGCAGGTTTCTCCACTGCAGAAGAAAGCAATGCTTTTTATAGAAGAAACCTGGAGATGGGACAAAAAGGCTTATCTGTCGCATTTGATCTCGCTACACACAGGGGCTACGATTCTGATCATGAAAGAGTGACCGGTGATGTGGGAAAAGCCGGAGTTGCCATTGACTCAGTCGAGGATATGAAGATTTTATTTGACGGGATTCCGCTTGATCAGATGTCAGTTTCAATGACGATGAATGGTGCGGTACTCCCGATCATGGCTTTTTACATTGTTGCAGCCGAAGAACAGGGTGTCACACCTGAGCAGCTGTCAGGAACGATTCAGAACGATATATTAAAGGAATATATGGTCAGAAACACATATATCTATCCGCCTGATATGTCGATGAGAATTATCGCAGATATTTTTTCTTATACAGCACAGAAGATGCCGAAGTTTAACTCAATTTCAATTTCAGGGTATCACATACAGGAAGCAGGTGCTCCTGCTGACGTTGAACTTGCTTATACGCTTGCTGACGGTCTTGAGTACGTCAGAACAGGGTTGAAAGCAGGGATCGGGATCGACCGGTTTGCACCGAGATTATCTTTCTTCTGGGGAATCGGCATGAACTACTTTATGGAAGTAGCAAAAATGAGAGCGGCAAGAAAGATGTGGGCTTCCCTGATTAAGCCGTTTCAGCCTGAAAATCCAAAATCCCTTATGCTGCGCACGCACTCCCAGACATCCGGCTGGTCACTGACAGAGCAGGACCCTTACAATAATGTGATGAGAACATTAATGGAAGCACATGCTGCAGCGATGGGACACACACAGTCACTTCATACCAATGCACTTGATGAAGCAATTGCTCTGCCAACGGATTTTTCTGCAAGAATTGCGAGGAATACACAGCTTTACTTACAGGAAGAAACAGACATAACCAATGTGATTGACCCATGGGGCGGCTCTTATTATGTAGAGACGCTCACACAGCAGATTATGGAGAAAGCGTGGGCTCATATTGAGGAAATTGAATCTCTTGGCGGCATGACAAAAGCAATTGAAACGGGTCTGCCAAAAATGCGTATAGAGGAAGCTGCAGCAAAAAGACAGGCTAAAATTGATTCCGGTAAAGAAGTCATTATTGGTGTAAATCGTCACCGTCTGGACCAGGAAGATGAAATGGACATCCTGTCGATTGATAATGAAAAAGTGAGGCAGGGACAAATTGAGAGAATCAGGCGTATGAGAGAAAGCAGGGATGAAGAAGCTGTTACCCGTTCACTTCAGGCAATTACAGATGCTGCTGAATCCGGTGCAGAAAATCTGCTGGAAAAGGCAATTGATGCAGCGCGATTGAGAGCTACGCTTGGTGAGATATCAGATGCAATCGAAAAAGTAAGCGGCAGACATCAGGCTGTGATCCGATCAGTCAGCGGTGTATACAGTGATGCCTATACAGACTCAGACGCAATTGAGCATGTCCGTGAGATGACTGAGACCTTTATGGACCAGGAAGGCAGAAGGCCAAGGATTCTGATTGCGAAAATGGGACAGGATGGGCATGACCGCGGGGCAAAAGTTATTTCAACAGCTTTTGCTGACCTTGGTTTTGATGTGGATATCGGTCCACTATTTCAGACCCCTGAAGAAACGGCTGCCCAGGCAGTTGAGAATGATGTCCATGTCATAGGCGTCAGCTCTCTTGCTGCAGGACATAAAACCCTCGTACCTGCACTGGTCAAAGAGCTTAAAAAATGGGGAAGAGAAGATATCATGGTCGTCATTGGCGGGGTCATACCTGCACAGGATTACGCTTATCTCCTGAATAACGGAGCTTCTGCTATCTTCGGGCCGGGGACTGTCATACCTGCTGCTGCAGAAAAAGTGATCGAAGAAATATACGCGCGCCTTGGCTACGAGGAAGTTACAGAGGATGAATAA